One genomic segment of Pseudomonas fortuita includes these proteins:
- a CDS encoding site-specific integrase — protein MSIYERAIGSSRIYSWLKELEENPHGYYEVELSDSDSGMYAPLMLSASYIASKDFDPSFEVFELAEQKVTLDMCISGAIHRGESAAGCNWRLKVLGWYKSLPEEDKRKLPIFGNKLSIRRGLTLVPGLEGVESHLNRYSSVADAYDEINEDLRRLGVISSDYQTVKERRENKEEYIPQEPILVDFKRLRMKEFVTLADLEAASEGKPFNDLKHAFAIASLKTTSDSGVRNYLDAFNQVSRFFLERGLTGSEPIAVTLDAFILPRIYSHLEQMIVRGECSPIFANTLLSALRKTLTAIKNLKGYAGPDFVNCQGFDADRVTDQYRPYTSSERRRIAACVDEDILRNNALAQPYQLSGVGEDPVGSNGQVKKGFSTLENARWIFENKLNCSVVGTRIYSRSSGDIYIDGFWRIVNRSGIGLREVLEGWGHHYVVDAQVIAPYAIKLGQITGLNADSLKYLNLDDFEPQHELTGRACLKYWKERSGGGKVMPVDLFDADITWLTTSQAEAVAKIFKDVEALTAAFRDDAPEKARNSLFIWQSSASKAFLQVKSFATGKDGFVTTVFNSYAQRKGIVGDDGAPLNLTPARLRPSFISELVERGVPIREIQLILGHKHIKTTQAYLDRMDFNTFARAKLDVALRELHDRALEAADLALASEQHETQSENLIEVVQIDAPVVVFKTPLASCKNIFNPPDFIKRLSTYVPGRPCSMYNMCLGCENVLLTSSNLPELFAMERDYRKLADVSRVMDTPYGHVVHESLSLLESILGDKSDFTAEELAEGRRLAEFVDTTILIDGVGL, from the coding sequence GTGAGTATTTATGAGCGCGCCATCGGAAGCTCACGGATTTACAGCTGGCTTAAAGAACTGGAAGAGAACCCGCACGGTTACTACGAGGTTGAACTCAGTGACAGTGACAGCGGGATGTACGCGCCGCTCATGCTGAGCGCCTCCTATATTGCCAGCAAAGATTTTGACCCGTCGTTTGAGGTCTTCGAGCTAGCGGAGCAGAAGGTCACATTGGATATGTGCATCAGTGGCGCAATCCATCGTGGAGAGTCTGCCGCTGGGTGCAATTGGCGCCTCAAAGTTTTAGGTTGGTACAAGAGCCTCCCAGAGGAAGATAAGCGCAAGCTCCCTATTTTCGGCAACAAGCTGAGCATTCGTCGCGGTCTCACATTGGTGCCAGGCTTGGAGGGCGTTGAATCCCATCTGAATCGCTACTCAAGCGTCGCCGATGCTTATGATGAAATCAACGAAGATCTGCGGCGCCTGGGAGTAATCTCCAGCGACTACCAAACCGTCAAAGAGCGGCGCGAGAACAAAGAAGAATACATTCCTCAGGAACCTATTCTCGTTGATTTCAAGCGGCTGCGAATGAAAGAGTTCGTGACATTGGCCGACCTTGAGGCAGCCTCAGAGGGTAAGCCTTTCAATGATCTTAAGCATGCATTTGCAATTGCTTCGTTGAAAACGACGAGCGATTCGGGCGTGCGGAACTACCTCGATGCATTCAACCAAGTATCGCGTTTTTTCCTCGAGCGTGGACTCACCGGAAGCGAGCCCATTGCTGTCACCTTAGATGCGTTCATCCTTCCTCGTATCTACAGCCATCTGGAGCAGATGATTGTCCGTGGCGAATGCTCCCCAATCTTTGCCAATACCTTGCTCAGTGCGCTCCGCAAAACGCTCACCGCCATCAAGAACCTTAAGGGCTATGCCGGCCCTGACTTCGTCAACTGTCAGGGATTTGATGCTGACCGAGTAACGGATCAGTATCGTCCGTACACAAGTTCCGAGCGTCGGCGGATCGCTGCATGTGTAGATGAAGACATTTTGCGCAACAACGCGCTCGCGCAGCCCTATCAGTTATCCGGTGTCGGTGAAGATCCAGTCGGTTCCAACGGCCAAGTGAAAAAAGGGTTTAGTACGCTCGAGAATGCCCGATGGATATTTGAAAACAAACTTAACTGCAGTGTGGTTGGAACGAGGATTTACTCGAGGTCTAGCGGTGATATTTATATCGATGGGTTTTGGAGGATCGTTAACCGTTCTGGTATAGGTCTCCGTGAGGTCTTAGAAGGCTGGGGTCACCACTATGTCGTCGATGCCCAAGTTATCGCACCCTATGCGATTAAATTGGGGCAAATAACGGGTCTAAATGCGGACTCGCTAAAATATCTGAATTTAGACGACTTTGAGCCGCAGCATGAGCTGACCGGGCGTGCCTGCTTGAAATATTGGAAGGAGCGGTCAGGCGGCGGAAAGGTGATGCCCGTTGATCTCTTTGATGCGGATATCACATGGCTCACCACTTCTCAGGCTGAAGCGGTAGCGAAGATCTTCAAGGACGTGGAGGCACTCACCGCAGCGTTCCGTGACGATGCCCCCGAGAAAGCGAGGAATAGCCTGTTCATCTGGCAGTCGAGCGCATCCAAAGCTTTCCTCCAGGTTAAGTCGTTTGCCACAGGTAAGGACGGGTTCGTAACGACAGTCTTCAACAGCTATGCGCAGCGTAAAGGCATCGTCGGTGATGATGGCGCGCCCCTCAATCTCACCCCCGCACGACTACGTCCGAGCTTCATCAGCGAGCTTGTAGAGCGTGGTGTACCGATTCGTGAGATCCAGCTGATCCTGGGTCACAAACACATCAAGACCACCCAGGCATACCTCGATCGCATGGACTTCAACACCTTCGCGCGTGCCAAGCTCGATGTAGCGTTACGGGAGCTCCACGATCGTGCCCTTGAGGCGGCAGATCTGGCTCTTGCGTCCGAGCAGCACGAGACACAATCCGAAAATCTCATCGAGGTAGTACAGATCGATGCGCCAGTGGTGGTATTCAAGACGCCATTGGCAAGCTGCAAGAACATCTTCAATCCTCCAGATTTCATCAAGAGGTTGAGCACTTACGTACCTGGGCGGCCGTGCTCCATGTACAACATGTGTCTAGGTTGTGAGAACGTCCTACTAACCTCGTCAAACCTACCTGAGCTATTTGCTATGGAGCGGGATTATCGAAAACTTGCTGATGTCAGCCGAGTGATGGATACCCCTTATGGCCATGTAGTACATGAGAGTTTGTCGTTGCTGGAAAGTATCCTCGGTGATAAATCTGATTTTACTGCTGAAGAACTTGCCGAGGGCCGTCGTCTCGCTGAGTTTGTAGATACAACTATTCTTATTGATGGCGTAGGGTTGTAA